From a region of the Pseudanabaena sp. ABRG5-3 genome:
- a CDS encoding Gfo/Idh/MocA family protein, which yields MQKVIVVGAGSWGKNLVRNFHALGALAGVAEMSPELRAGIAANFPDVTLYNDLQSALETDAAIVLATPAPSHYKLALQVLQAGKDVFIEKPMTLKTSEARHLAEYADSQNRILMVGHLLLYQPAIAWMRDYLATGKAGKVFHVSTQRVKLGKVRREENVWWSFAPHDVSVILDLLGNSSESLKLQTVQANGHAMLQSGIADNVHVDLQFTSGQTAHVHTSWYYPLSQRSTIVLAEKQMLVYDEVAQTVTIHNKTVDAELNNQDQGSEIVEIAASEPLKIECQHFLDCLATRQRPRSDGWNGVAVVEVLEKAQEAMYG from the coding sequence ATGCAAAAAGTTATTGTGGTTGGGGCAGGTAGTTGGGGCAAAAATCTTGTCCGTAATTTTCATGCCCTCGGTGCATTGGCGGGTGTTGCCGAAATGAGTCCAGAACTGCGTGCAGGGATAGCAGCTAATTTTCCCGATGTAACTCTTTACAACGATCTGCAATCAGCATTGGAAACAGATGCAGCGATCGTCCTCGCAACTCCTGCACCATCTCATTACAAACTTGCCTTACAGGTTTTGCAGGCAGGCAAGGATGTATTTATTGAGAAGCCAATGACCCTTAAAACGTCAGAGGCTAGGCATCTTGCAGAGTATGCAGACAGCCAAAATCGCATTTTGATGGTGGGACATTTATTGCTATATCAACCTGCGATCGCATGGATGCGCGATTACTTAGCTACGGGCAAGGCTGGTAAAGTTTTTCACGTCTCTACACAGAGAGTCAAACTTGGTAAAGTTCGTCGTGAAGAAAATGTCTGGTGGTCTTTTGCCCCCCATGATGTTTCGGTGATTTTAGATTTATTAGGAAATTCTTCAGAAAGTCTCAAATTGCAAACCGTTCAAGCCAATGGTCACGCGATGTTACAGTCGGGCATTGCTGATAATGTGCATGTCGATCTGCAATTTACAAGTGGTCAAACTGCCCATGTCCATACTTCTTGGTATTACCCCCTATCTCAGCGTTCTACCATTGTCCTCGCGGAAAAGCAAATGCTGGTCTATGACGAAGTCGCCCAAACCGTAACTATTCACAACAAAACTGTTGATGCTGAATTAAACAATCAGGATCAAGGTAGTGAGATTGTAGAAATAGCCGCATCGGAACCTCTCAAAATTGAGTGCCAACATTTTCTTGATTGTCTTGCCACGCGCCAGCGTCCGCGATCCGATGGTTGGAATGGTGTGGCAGTTGTGGAAGTTTTAGAAAAAGCACAGGAGGCAATGTATGGCTGA
- a CDS encoding nucleotide sugar dehydrogenase — protein sequence MKAINVEQPSTFANLQTKIKDHSALVGVIGLGYVGLPFAVEKAKVGYSVIGFEQNPQRAAQVNVADNYIPDVKSEELKAIVDSGNLKAVTSYELVSQMDAIVICVPTPLTKNLTPNLSYIESVTQELAKYLRAGQLITLESTTYPGTTDEVMRPILEQVSGLKQGEDFFLAHSPERVDPGNLRYTTKNTNKVVGASDPHSLAIAKLFYEQTIDHVVPVSSAKAAELVKVFENTFRAVNIALVNELAILCDRMGLNVWEVLDAANTKPFGIMPFYPGPGVGGHCIPIDPHYLEWKAKEFNFETHFIALAGEINRRMPEFVREKAWRVLNQVGVAPSRSTILVMGVAYKKNIDDWRESPSINVIKRLLEDHAHIVYHDPFVPEIKIRGQIFQSIPLTDEAIANADIVIILTDHSQIDYANLVAKAKAILDTRGVTRHLQGNLSNVTLL from the coding sequence ATGAAGGCTATAAACGTGGAGCAACCATCCACTTTTGCAAATTTGCAAACTAAAATTAAAGATCATTCAGCGCTAGTAGGCGTTATCGGGCTTGGTTATGTTGGCTTACCCTTTGCCGTCGAAAAAGCAAAGGTAGGCTATTCTGTGATTGGCTTTGAGCAAAATCCTCAGCGTGCAGCACAAGTGAATGTAGCTGATAACTATATTCCTGATGTCAAATCTGAAGAGTTAAAAGCCATCGTTGACAGTGGCAATCTCAAAGCTGTGACAAGTTATGAATTAGTGTCACAAATGGATGCGATCGTTATTTGTGTGCCTACCCCACTTACGAAGAACCTCACACCGAACTTGAGCTATATTGAGTCGGTTACACAAGAATTAGCCAAATATTTGAGAGCAGGGCAATTAATTACGCTCGAATCTACTACCTATCCTGGTACAACCGATGAGGTAATGCGCCCAATCTTGGAACAGGTGAGTGGACTAAAGCAAGGAGAAGATTTTTTCTTAGCCCATTCGCCTGAGCGAGTTGATCCCGGTAATCTACGCTATACAACCAAAAATACGAATAAAGTAGTTGGTGCTTCCGATCCGCATTCCCTAGCAATTGCTAAGCTATTTTACGAACAGACTATTGATCATGTGGTTCCTGTTAGCAGTGCGAAAGCTGCTGAGTTAGTCAAAGTCTTTGAAAATACGTTTCGGGCGGTAAATATTGCCCTTGTTAATGAGTTGGCAATCCTTTGCGATCGCATGGGACTTAATGTCTGGGAAGTGCTAGATGCGGCTAATACTAAGCCCTTTGGTATCATGCCATTTTATCCAGGTCCAGGGGTAGGCGGTCACTGTATTCCCATCGATCCTCACTACTTAGAGTGGAAAGCAAAAGAATTTAATTTTGAAACCCATTTCATTGCTTTGGCGGGGGAAATTAATCGGCGCATGCCCGAATTTGTCAGGGAGAAGGCGTGGCGTGTCCTTAACCAAGTTGGCGTTGCTCCATCTCGATCCACCATTTTAGTAATGGGTGTCGCCTACAAAAAAAATATTGATGACTGGCGTGAATCTCCCTCAATCAATGTGATTAAGCGCCTGCTTGAAGATCATGCCCATATTGTTTACCACGATCCCTTTGTGCCTGAGATCAAGATTCGTGGGCAAATTTTTCAGTCAATTCCACTAACAGATGAGGCGATCGCTAACGCAGATATAGTCATCATTTTGACGGATCATAGTCAAATTGATTACGCAAACCTCGTTGCTAAAGCTAAGGCAATTCTTGATACCCGTGGCGTGACAAGACATCTGCAAGGTAATCTCTCTAACGTTACACTTTTATAA
- the asnB gene encoding asparagine synthase (glutamine-hydrolyzing), whose amino-acid sequence MCGIGGIWNRDQKTVDRSLLQSFTQVIAHRGPDDSGYYFDDDCGLGLGHRRLSIIDLSSAGHQPMASGDQKYWLVYNGEIYNYLELTAELVALGYQFRSHSDTEMILAAYQAWGYDCLNRFNGMFAFLLWDSSKQLLWAARDRFGVKPLYIWEQSPNFIAFASEIKQFTKLPNWKAQVNPQRCYDFLAYGMLDHTSETMFKDVWQLRGGQYLTLNSDRQDADFGKLTVKQWYSLPSNQQDLSMPEAKQQLQNLLKDSVKLRLRADVTVGSCLSGGLDSTSIVCLSDQLRQESANNIPFQTFSSCFDDLRYDERQYIKDVIAQTQVHPNFIFPNANELFEELDHLTWQQDEPFGSTSIFAQWCVFRQAGQSGVKVMLDGQGADELLAGYTKFYAALFANLFRKWHWGKLVNELITCRRYQNATEIQRMIEPLLPIWVRQPLRRLLGYASETAVPSWLNGSYLQTLGVTPQVSAKFALTTPTSIHQLSHLQITSTSVPMLLHWEDRNSMAHSVESRVPFLDYRLVEFAYSLDDTTKIRQGQTKAVLREAMRNIIPESIRTRQDKMGFVTPESQWIKHGLSDRFEIELQKAIASLGQWVQPDVLQKIFQATLDGNSGMQGVIWRVISFSRWLKVFDVKI is encoded by the coding sequence ATGTGTGGCATCGGTGGAATTTGGAATCGTGATCAAAAAACCGTAGATAGATCCCTTTTACAATCTTTTACACAAGTTATTGCTCACAGAGGACCTGATGATAGTGGCTATTACTTTGATGATGATTGTGGTTTAGGTTTAGGACACCGTAGATTATCAATTATTGATTTGTCATCGGCAGGGCATCAACCAATGGCTAGTGGCGATCAAAAATATTGGTTGGTATATAACGGTGAAATTTATAACTATCTGGAATTGACGGCTGAACTAGTAGCTCTGGGGTATCAGTTCCGTAGTCATTCTGATACAGAGATGATTTTGGCGGCATATCAAGCATGGGGTTACGATTGTCTTAACCGTTTTAACGGTATGTTTGCCTTTTTGTTATGGGATAGTAGCAAACAATTACTATGGGCAGCTCGCGATCGCTTCGGGGTGAAGCCACTATATATATGGGAGCAATCACCTAACTTCATTGCTTTTGCGTCGGAAATTAAACAGTTTACAAAACTGCCCAACTGGAAAGCTCAAGTAAACCCACAACGCTGCTACGACTTCCTTGCCTATGGAATGCTTGATCACACTAGTGAGACAATGTTTAAAGATGTTTGGCAATTACGTGGTGGGCAATATTTAACGCTCAATAGCGATCGCCAAGATGCTGATTTTGGTAAGCTCACCGTAAAACAGTGGTATAGCCTGCCATCAAACCAACAAGATCTCTCAATGCCAGAGGCAAAGCAACAGCTTCAGAATTTGTTGAAAGACTCGGTCAAACTAAGGTTAAGAGCAGATGTTACCGTTGGTTCCTGTCTATCAGGTGGGCTTGATTCCACATCAATCGTTTGCCTTAGCGATCAATTACGCCAAGAGTCGGCAAATAATATTCCTTTTCAAACCTTTTCTTCCTGTTTTGATGATCTTCGCTACGATGAGCGACAGTACATTAAGGATGTAATTGCCCAAACACAAGTACACCCAAACTTTATTTTCCCAAACGCTAACGAATTATTTGAGGAACTTGATCATCTAACATGGCAGCAAGATGAACCTTTTGGTTCAACCAGTATCTTTGCTCAATGGTGTGTATTTCGTCAGGCCGGACAATCTGGTGTAAAAGTTATGCTTGATGGGCAGGGAGCGGATGAATTGTTAGCGGGCTATACGAAGTTTTATGCAGCCCTATTTGCAAATTTATTTAGAAAATGGCATTGGGGCAAACTAGTTAATGAGTTGATTACCTGCCGCCGTTACCAAAATGCAACGGAAATCCAACGCATGATCGAGCCATTACTCCCTATATGGGTGCGCCAACCACTACGTCGTCTATTAGGCTATGCGTCAGAAACTGCTGTTCCTAGTTGGCTCAATGGTAGTTACTTGCAAACTTTGGGGGTTACGCCACAGGTGAGCGCTAAATTTGCGCTCACTACCCCAACATCAATTCATCAGCTATCACACCTACAGATCACCTCTACCAGCGTACCTATGCTTTTGCATTGGGAAGATCGTAATTCAATGGCACATTCAGTTGAATCGCGCGTGCCATTCTTAGACTATCGACTCGTTGAATTTGCTTATTCTCTTGATGACACCACCAAAATTCGGCAAGGGCAAACCAAAGCAGTTTTGCGTGAGGCAATGCGTAATATTATCCCTGAATCAATCCGCACTCGTCAGGACAAAATGGGCTTTGTCACACCTGAATCTCAATGGATAAAACATGGATTAAGCGATCGCTTTGAGATAGAGTTGCAAAAGGCAATAGCAAGTTTAGGTCAATGGGTACAGCCTGATGTACTTCAAAAAATCTTTCAAGCAACCCTTGATGGTAATTCAGGAATGCAAGGTGTGATCTGGCGTGTAATTAGCTTCAGTCGGTGGTTAAAGGTATTTGATGTGAAAATATGA
- a CDS encoding glycosyltransferase family 4 protein — protein sequence MKILMISTLNLSLPNGGTVHFTSIAKEFRLAGHTVDAIIPSTGDSHQNQLIADKFFDNVTFTPSLTRIIPVGKTSLNSLAQILTILGQRADRYDWVYLRSSIISALSVAALRIKGFRHIVTEQNGWFADELVQMGVSRPWLDVIKYMQLLDARLATFVITVVEGIKEKLIEHGLPQEKVLVAGNGTDPKIFYPLPRQEILQKYKLDPTYFYLGLIGDLERWKGAELAIQAMPIICEVYPQAKLLVVGSGRQLGYLQETYRDLECVSFMNEVPYEQSNEYINCFDIALLPLLEFSNIGFSPIKLYAYAASGKPILSSNFRGVRELESQGFITLHENGNYRDLANQAIAMISNPDQLEIMGKTARNYAEKNFTWEEIASKILQRMCHV from the coding sequence ATGAAAATTTTGATGATTTCTACATTAAACCTATCACTACCTAATGGGGGAACAGTTCACTTTACCTCGATCGCTAAAGAATTTCGACTTGCAGGACATACAGTTGATGCAATTATTCCAAGTACAGGTGATTCTCATCAAAATCAGTTGATTGCTGATAAATTTTTTGATAATGTCACATTTACGCCATCTTTAACCCGAATTATTCCTGTTGGTAAAACCAGTCTTAATAGTCTGGCGCAAATTTTGACAATCCTTGGGCAAAGAGCAGATCGCTATGATTGGGTATATTTGCGTAGTAGCATAATCTCAGCGCTGTCGGTTGCTGCCTTACGCATCAAAGGATTTCGTCATATTGTGACCGAACAAAATGGCTGGTTTGCTGATGAATTAGTGCAAATGGGAGTTTCTCGTCCTTGGCTTGATGTAATTAAGTACATGCAATTACTTGATGCGCGTCTAGCTACTTTTGTAATTACTGTAGTCGAAGGAATAAAAGAAAAACTTATTGAACATGGGTTGCCTCAAGAAAAAGTATTGGTAGCAGGTAATGGTACTGATCCTAAAATATTTTATCCTTTGCCACGACAAGAGATTCTCCAGAAATATAAACTTGATCCTACTTACTTTTATTTGGGTTTAATTGGAGATCTTGAGCGTTGGAAAGGTGCAGAACTAGCTATTCAAGCAATGCCTATTATTTGTGAAGTATACCCTCAAGCAAAACTGTTGGTAGTAGGTAGTGGTCGCCAGTTAGGTTATTTGCAGGAAACTTATCGTGATCTCGAATGCGTATCCTTTATGAATGAAGTTCCTTATGAGCAATCTAATGAGTATATTAATTGTTTTGATATAGCTTTATTACCGTTATTAGAATTTTCAAATATTGGCTTTTCTCCAATTAAGCTATATGCTTATGCAGCTTCGGGAAAACCTATTTTATCCTCTAACTTTCGTGGTGTGCGGGAGCTAGAATCACAAGGATTTATTACTTTGCATGAGAATGGCAACTATCGCGATTTAGCAAATCAAGCGATCGCCATGATTTCAAATCCCGATCAATTGGAGATAATGGGTAAAACTGCCCGTAATTATGCAGAAAAGAATTTTACTTGGGAAGAGATCGCAAGCAAAATTCTTCAGCGTATGTGCCATGTATAG
- a CDS encoding GvpL/GvpF family gas vesicle protein: MLYTFAILLAPVPDEQPLGITGKPIQYLQCDRLIAAIETDVDIEAMKLLPEQSLMQAIIHHDRLICELFNQRTLLPLRFGTAFVSIAALETYLQTEGERLFASLQRLDGYAEYLITGTAIAPKVEVATNLKGKDYLLAKRSQYLQQEQWRSQLQQEVLDYRQTITDHLNPDKLNPEYPPEFQHVETQGSEDVRVYALLPRSQVEYLQEALRSWEEQHPHWQISWSQALPPYHFL, from the coding sequence ATGCTTTATACTTTTGCGATTTTGCTTGCGCCAGTCCCAGATGAGCAACCGTTGGGAATTACGGGCAAGCCCATTCAATACTTGCAATGCGATCGCTTGATTGCCGCCATTGAAACCGATGTGGATATCGAAGCAATGAAGCTCTTGCCTGAGCAGTCTTTGATGCAGGCGATTATTCACCACGATCGCTTAATTTGTGAACTGTTTAACCAGCGTACACTTCTGCCTTTACGCTTCGGTACAGCCTTTGTTTCCATTGCTGCTTTAGAGACCTATTTACAAACGGAGGGTGAGAGGTTATTCGCCAGTTTACAGAGACTAGATGGCTATGCCGAATATTTGATTACTGGTACTGCGATCGCGCCCAAGGTTGAAGTTGCTACAAATCTCAAAGGCAAAGATTATCTACTTGCTAAGCGATCGCAATATTTACAACAGGAACAATGGCGATCTCAACTACAACAGGAAGTTCTCGACTATCGTCAGACCATTACTGACCATTTAAATCCTGACAAATTAAATCCTGAATATCCACCTGAATTTCAGCATGTGGAAACGCAAGGTTCAGAGGATGTCCGTGTTTATGCCTTATTGCCGCGATCGCAGGTTGAGTATTTGCAAGAGGCTTTGCGATCGTGGGAAGAGCAACATCCCCATTGGCAAATTTCATGGAGCCAAGCCCTACCGCCCTATCATTTTTTATAG
- a CDS encoding DUF1997 domain-containing protein, with product MQQEPMRSPANLDFTSEPTGEDDSEFVLTPAQEAAMFSEYGTGDDSADDLQDPDAENTDHLDQSKDLLQSADPNSEMRHFHNHYIGNMDLFADKQTVMKYLDAHQGWFRRCAHPFKADPIGETGYAMGIGKVGALGFQVDARVGLNLLPPDANSVYRIVTIPIPDQKPQGYEVDFQAEMRLEEKTLELRAGEKLGNDPLITSIEWDLNLTVSLHFPAFIQKLSRDMIQKTGDSVLGFIVQRVSKSLTAKVQDDFHKTHAIKVPKQIKLRR from the coding sequence ATGCAGCAAGAACCAATGCGATCGCCTGCAAATCTAGATTTCACTTCAGAGCCAACGGGGGAGGATGACTCTGAGTTTGTATTAACGCCTGCACAGGAAGCCGCCATGTTCTCGGAATATGGCACTGGTGATGATTCTGCCGACGATCTCCAAGATCCTGATGCGGAAAATACAGATCACTTAGATCAGTCCAAGGACTTATTGCAGAGTGCTGATCCTAACTCTGAAATGAGACATTTTCATAATCATTACATTGGCAATATGGATCTGTTTGCCGATAAGCAAACGGTAATGAAATATTTAGATGCCCATCAAGGCTGGTTTCGACGCTGTGCCCATCCCTTTAAAGCCGATCCAATTGGGGAAACTGGTTATGCGATGGGGATTGGTAAGGTGGGAGCCTTAGGCTTTCAGGTTGATGCAAGGGTGGGGCTAAATTTGTTGCCTCCCGATGCCAATAGTGTTTATCGGATTGTGACCATTCCAATTCCCGATCAGAAACCGCAGGGCTATGAAGTGGATTTTCAAGCGGAGATGCGCTTGGAGGAAAAAACTTTGGAATTACGGGCTGGGGAAAAACTCGGTAATGATCCCCTAATCACATCGATTGAATGGGACTTAAATCTGACAGTTTCCCTCCATTTTCCCGCTTTTATCCAGAAGTTGTCGAGGGATATGATTCAGAAAACGGGTGATAGCGTCCTCGGCTTCATTGTCCAGCGTGTTTCTAAAAGTCTGACTGCTAAGGTGCAAGACGACTTCCATAAAACCCACGCCATCAAGGTTCCGAAACAAATTAAGCTCAGAAGATAG
- a CDS encoding lipase family protein gives MPELAQYFTPEFSTTNEYSPKDAIAFASACALAYAYNSKDGQEYWERDGNKFSQPFSQASWGFTNFQFFNKNLGVSIDTQGFVAEKEGNLIIAFRGSESTTDWITNIKLVTDPGPLLNSRVHEGFQDALYPVVISIISAIYQFDPNRTKNIWITGHSLGGALAVLMTAMLSIEKVKVRGLYTFGAPRVGNKNFASLLDKNFQSTHFRVINQGDLVPHVPFEAQGFYHAGKRIIFDANGDRLQGDTDERWNKSKEQNENESILNEVVYDVRNFKDFFAAWFKLLPQKELAVKEYHVLLSKDGYLARLKKDLGLE, from the coding sequence ATGCCAGAATTAGCGCAGTATTTTACCCCTGAATTTTCCACGACAAACGAGTACAGTCCCAAGGATGCCATTGCCTTTGCTTCTGCTTGTGCGCTTGCCTATGCCTATAACTCTAAAGATGGTCAAGAGTATTGGGAAAGGGATGGTAACAAGTTTAGTCAACCATTTAGTCAAGCATCATGGGGATTTACTAACTTTCAATTCTTCAATAAAAATCTGGGAGTATCTATTGACACTCAAGGGTTTGTTGCCGAAAAGGAGGGAAACCTTATTATTGCTTTTCGAGGTAGTGAGTCTACTACAGATTGGATTACTAATATCAAACTAGTTACCGATCCCGGTCCCCTATTGAATAGCCGCGTCCATGAAGGATTTCAAGATGCTCTTTACCCAGTCGTAATCTCAATTATTTCCGCAATTTATCAATTCGATCCCAACCGAACTAAAAATATTTGGATTACTGGTCACAGCCTTGGTGGAGCCTTAGCAGTATTAATGACAGCAATGCTATCCATTGAAAAAGTTAAAGTGCGCGGTCTCTATACCTTTGGTGCGCCTCGTGTTGGCAATAAGAATTTTGCAAGTTTATTAGATAAAAACTTTCAGAGCACACATTTTCGCGTTATCAATCAGGGCGATCTAGTTCCTCACGTTCCATTTGAAGCACAAGGATTTTATCACGCAGGCAAGCGTATCATTTTCGATGCCAATGGAGATCGCCTTCAAGGTGACACTGATGAGCGATGGAATAAGTCGAAAGAACAGAACGAGAATGAATCTATTTTGAATGAGGTTGTCTACGACGTACGCAATTTTAAGGATTTCTTCGCAGCTTGGTTCAAACTGCTCCCACAAAAAGAGTTAGCCGTCAAGGAATATCATGTTCTGCTCAGTAAAGATGGTTATTTGGCAAGACTGAAAAAGGATTTAGGTTTGGAATAA
- a CDS encoding Rid family detoxifying hydrolase, with product MSQKEVIRSANAPEPVGPYNQAIAVSATSKLIFMAGQIAIDPAVGKIVATTVEEQAEQVIKNIQAVLAEAGADITNVIKTTVFLADMADFPKVNAIYGKYFLAPFPARSTVQVARLPLDALVEIECIVAI from the coding sequence ATGAGTCAAAAAGAAGTTATCCGTAGCGCCAATGCTCCTGAACCCGTTGGACCTTATAACCAAGCGATCGCTGTTTCGGCTACTAGCAAATTAATTTTCATGGCGGGACAAATTGCGATCGATCCTGCTGTTGGAAAAATCGTTGCAACCACAGTCGAAGAACAAGCCGAACAGGTGATCAAAAATATTCAAGCCGTTCTCGCTGAGGCAGGCGCAGACATCACCAACGTGATTAAAACCACCGTATTTCTCGCAGATATGGCAGATTTCCCTAAAGTAAATGCGATCTACGGTAAGTATTTTCTTGCTCCGTTTCCAGCACGCTCTACGGTTCAAGTCGCTCGACTTCCCCTCGATGCCCTTGTCGAAATTGAGTGTATTGTTGCTATATAA
- a CDS encoding type II toxin-antitoxin system HicB family antitoxin, translated as MQYQIFVQSQSQQSFIASVVGISSVTTEVKTEIEYSHPIPQMKYAGILANDPSFDDFMEKLTLICEQANLEVDI; from the coding sequence ATGCAATATCAAATTTTTGTCCAAAGTCAGTCTCAACAAAGCTTTATAGCTTCAGTTGTTGGTATATCGAGCGTAACAACTGAGGTCAAAACGGAGATTGAGTATTCTCATCCCATTCCTCAGATGAAGTATGCGGGAATACTTGCTAATGATCCTAGCTTTGATGATTTCATGGAGAAATTGACTCTTATCTGTGAACAAGCAAATCTAGAAGTAGATATCTAA
- a CDS encoding bifunctional aldolase/short-chain dehydrogenase — protein sequence MKSLWSDREAAEYKTDLGLRVYTSRLLGRDPSLVLHGGGNTSVKIREKNIVGEEEEILYVKGSGWDLETIAEAGFAPVRMAHLLKLAKLQVLSDSQMVNELKTQMTKASAPAPSVETILHASLPYKFVDHTHADAVISVTNTANGWERIQEIYGDDVVIIPYVMPGFDLARVCAEKFAAEKSDRTIGMVLMNHGIFSFGETAQESYERMIALVDRAEVYLQKHHAWEISPPVSLFREREARLELAKLRSEVAQVAGFPIVLSSHNDEKSLAFAQREDVGTISQQGCATPDHVIRTKRLPLVGRDVKAYAEAYRAYFSEESPKSTQSVTILEPAPRVILDHQLGLVTVGKSAKDAAIVADIYEHTIEIIQRSQLLGGYQALPASDIFAVEYWELEQAKLKKGGSSPAFTGEIALVTGAASGIGKACVDSLLKRGAAVVGLDINPAIEKLYDRPDFVGITCDVSDETAITNSLDQAVKAFGGLDILILNAGIFPSGCRIENLDTATWQKVMQINLDANLVLMREAYPLLKLAPNSGRVVAIGSKNVPAPGPAAAAYSASKAALTQLMRVAALEWSSDRIRINTLHPNAVFDTGIWTEEVLTSRAKHYGLTIEEYKTNNLLKVEVTSHHVAELAAEMCGALFACTTAAQVPIDGGNDRVI from the coding sequence ATGAAAAGTTTGTGGAGCGATCGCGAAGCTGCCGAATATAAAACCGATTTAGGCTTAAGGGTATATACATCAAGGTTATTGGGGCGCGATCCCTCGCTGGTTCTACATGGTGGGGGCAATACTTCCGTCAAAATCCGTGAGAAAAATATTGTTGGCGAAGAAGAAGAGATTCTGTATGTGAAAGGAAGTGGTTGGGATTTAGAGACGATCGCTGAGGCAGGTTTTGCGCCTGTGCGGATGGCACATTTATTGAAATTAGCGAAATTGCAAGTTCTCTCTGATTCGCAAATGGTGAATGAACTGAAGACGCAAATGACCAAAGCCAGTGCGCCTGCGCCATCGGTGGAAACAATTCTCCATGCGAGTTTGCCTTACAAATTTGTCGATCATACCCATGCCGATGCGGTCATTTCTGTGACCAATACCGCGAATGGATGGGAACGCATTCAAGAAATCTATGGGGATGATGTGGTGATCATTCCCTATGTGATGCCAGGGTTTGACCTCGCGCGAGTCTGTGCCGAGAAATTTGCGGCGGAGAAAAGCGATCGCACAATTGGTATGGTGTTAATGAATCACGGCATTTTCTCCTTTGGCGAAACTGCTCAAGAATCCTATGAACGGATGATTGCGTTAGTTGATCGCGCCGAAGTTTATTTGCAAAAACATCATGCTTGGGAAATCTCACCACCAGTTTCTCTGTTCAGGGAAAGAGAGGCAAGATTAGAGCTTGCTAAACTACGTTCAGAAGTCGCCCAAGTTGCAGGTTTTCCCATAGTTCTTAGTTCCCATAACGACGAGAAAAGTTTAGCTTTTGCTCAAAGGGAAGATGTGGGAACTATCTCGCAACAGGGCTGTGCAACTCCCGATCATGTCATTCGTACTAAACGCTTACCTCTAGTCGGTAGAGATGTAAAGGCTTATGCGGAAGCATATCGCGCTTATTTCTCGGAAGAATCGCCTAAGTCAACACAATCAGTTACTATTCTCGAGCCTGCACCGCGTGTGATTCTCGATCACCAATTAGGTCTAGTCACCGTTGGGAAATCGGCTAAAGATGCGGCGATTGTCGCAGATATCTATGAACACACCATCGAAATTATTCAGCGATCGCAACTTTTGGGCGGCTATCAAGCCTTACCCGCTAGCGATATCTTTGCGGTGGAATATTGGGAATTGGAACAGGCAAAGTTAAAAAAAGGAGGTTCCTCTCCTGCTTTTACGGGTGAAATCGCTCTAGTTACAGGCGCAGCTTCAGGAATTGGCAAAGCTTGTGTAGATTCCCTATTAAAGCGCGGCGCGGCAGTTGTGGGCTTAGATATTAATCCCGCCATTGAGAAGCTCTATGATCGCCCCGATTTTGTGGGTATTACTTGCGATGTCAGTGATGAAACTGCGATCACGAATTCCCTCGATCAAGCTGTCAAAGCTTTTGGTGGGCTAGATATCTTGATTCTCAATGCAGGGATTTTCCCTTCTGGTTGTCGTATCGAAAATCTGGATACTGCCACATGGCAAAAGGTGATGCAGATTAATCTTGATGCAAATCTAGTCCTGATGCGTGAAGCCTATCCATTGCTGAAACTTGCGCCCAATAGTGGTCGTGTCGTGGCGATCGGTTCCAAAAATGTGCCTGCCCCCGGTCCTGCGGCGGCAGCTTATTCTGCATCGAAGGCGGCGCTTACCCAATTAATGCGGGTGGCGGCTCTGGAATGGAGTAGCGATCGCATTCGCATCAACACCTTGCATCCTAATGCTGTATTTGATACGGGCATCTGGACAGAGGAAGTATTAACTTCTCGCGCCAAACATTACGGCTTAACGATTGAGGAATATAAAACCAATAATCTGCTTAAAGTGGAAGTTACAAGTCACCATGTTGCAGAACTTGCTGCCGAGATGTGTGGGGCATTGTTTGCCTGTACGACTGCGGCTCAGGTTCCTATTGATGGTGGAAATGATCGAGTCATTTAA